Genomic DNA from Mycobacteroides chelonae CCUG 47445:
GTCGCAGGGGATATCGACGAAGTCCGAGCACCACCAGGGCCGCACCGCCCACACCCATGCGCACCACGTCGGCGTTGCGCACATCGGACGAATGCGGTTCTCGCGTCAGCGTTTCCGGCACCGGAGCCTCGAGGGCGCGCGCCAGCGCATCGAGGATGTCCTCGGCCGAACCACTTGCCTTCGAGTACCACACCACCACCGCGGCCGTGCGCGGATACGCGTGTACGGCACGGACTCCCTGTACATGCAGCAGCGTGTCCTCGATCAGCACGGCACGCCGCACATCGCCGCTCAACTCAGTCGCGATGGCACGCAGGCGTCCGGCCGCGTCAGATACGACAGTGACCATGTGCGGCTCAGTGCTCGTGGTCGTGACCGGATTCTCCTACCACGGGCGGCGGGGCCTCTTCCCCGATGCGTTCGCGAGCCTCCGCGACGACATCACCGATCGCCAGTCGCGCACGTTCGGCGCCTTCCTCGGCCTTGCGCACACCGCGCAGCCCCCAGGACGCGACGGTGACACTGGCGTCACGGACGGGAACCTTGGCGGCGGCCTTGCGCGCAACCTCATAAGCGGCGACTCCCACCGCACCGGTTACTACCGTCGATGCGGCCTTCGCTAGTACTACGTGCCATACCATCAGCCAACCACCCTTCCGCTCAAAGTATTTGAGTCACGCTTCATCACGCACCGTGGCTTCTTAACGAAACCTACTCTCGATCAGCCCTTGAGGTGGCCCGTTGCGTCATGATGATAACGGTTTTCATTATCGCCAAGTATGGCAGACACTCGGCGGACTGGCACGCCGATGTCGCCAGAACGCACTCCTAACGCCAAGACCAGCCGCTGAGTATCTGCGCAGAGAGGCGCTTTGCCATGTTCGCGATTCAAATTAGTCCGGAGCGCGGTACCCGTCTCCGAATCCAGCGCTCACCTTGACACCGCCGGATGGTCCGGCCCCGTCTACGCCACCGGACATTTGCGGCCCACGCACCCCCGACATCGAGGACGGCAACCGAGTCCCCCGCGACATATTCAACGCAGGCAACTGCCCTGGAGCGACAACCGGACCATACGGAGCAGGGTGAGGCGACGGTGGCTCCGCCGCTGCCGGTGTAGTGACCCCAACGGCGAGCCCGATGAAAATCGTTGTCACACAACACGCCCGAATCATGGTGCCGTTACTTCCCTTACCCCACCTGGGTCCTCCAACTGCCCGGAGGTCATTCCGGCACCGATTCGAGCGGTATTTCCCGCGCCGAGCCCGGCCGTTATTTGAGTACCGCGCTGCGGTGGAGGCGATAGCCCAAAGGACGGTTGCGATGGGAGGGCCGCATGATTATTGGGCACTCCCCCAGGCACTGCTACCGGCACCGCGGGCATCGGGTTTATCGGCAGCGGATCTGTGCCGGCCACCGGTGCTCCACACAACGAACATGTCAAAAATACTGCGGCACAGAAGAATTTCATCATCAGATCTTGATCGGGTCGCCGTAGATGGCGAATTCGGTGTGACCGGTCTCGGTGGACACACGCAACGAGGCAAAGGACCGCACGGTGACATCTCCGCCACAGGCGTCGGCCTTCACATGAACGTTATCCAGATCCAACGCTCCGGTATTGCCCCGCGACAGAACCATATTGCCCAGCGGCAGGTTCACAATGACACCCGGTTGCACCACGGTTTGCACAAATCCACTGACGCCAGCGCTGCCCCCGACTCCCACTGTTTGCAGAGGAAGGACACCGACATTCACTGACGGTGCGACACCGGCGGATCCACCGATCTGCAATCCCGATGACACATCGGACTGGCAACCCAGCTGGTAGCCGATGAGGAAGAGGCTGTCGGTGATGGGGTTGCTGCCACCGGTCGCGGTGGCCGTACCCGAGAGCGTAATGAATGCCTCACGTGAGTTCGCGGCCGCCGCCAGGTTGGGCACGGAGTTCACACGCTCGTTTTCCAACCGTATCTCCAGATGCCATCCGTCTCGGGTGGTCCTCGAATATTGCTGCGACGCCATATCTATTGGCTCGGCGACGGCCGGGGCCACATCTGTAAGTGCACACGCAGCCATGAAGAAGCCTGTGCTGACGAGGCGGGCAATCATGAAAGCCGCCATTCCATAGGCAGGCGGTACGCCACGAGGAGAGGAGAGCCAGACTCCCGCACATCGCGGTCCACGTTCACGAACAAAGAAGGCCTATAGACATAGGCAGAAGTCACCACAAGAACCGGTCCAATCGACAGATACGGAGCCGTCCACGCACACCGATGACGGGCGTTGCACGGCTAGTGAAGGGTTTGATACACGAGAGACGGCAACAATTGCCGACCTAGCGTTCCCTCAGCGCCGATTGATCCCCAAATACAGAAGTCGTTGCCACCCAGCACTATCCGAGGCAAGCGAAAATAATGCACTACGCCGTGACATCAGCAGAACCAGCAGCGCCGCGCCGCCAAGCGCAAAGGTCGACACGGCGAGTGGCAGCCAGACCGGCTGTACAACCAGCCCGTGGCGAGCACGAGTGACGGCCATGCCATGCTGCACCGGTTCCCAATGATGAACCTCAGCAGTGTCATACAACGACATCGGGGTTGCCGCATTTGCTATATGCGAACTATCGCCGGGCAACAAGCAAGCGCCCCCGACCAACAAGCACAGAATTGCCAATACGACTGCGGAGCACAGCCTGTGCTTGGGCACCCCGCGACCTGACATGCCGACGATGGTACCAGGCAAAATATTCGCAGCTCCGGGCTCAAGGCCCCTTGTTATCGAAATACCTTCTGTCGCAGCTGTTTCTACTGCTATGACTAAGCAGATGCGTCGCGGCACGGAGGCGTAGTTCGACAATTGTGTTCTTCGGCGGCCGTGTACGCCCAGATCATGCCGCCGATCCAGATGAAGAACCACAGGATCCACGCGAGCGCGACCGGCCCACTGCTGACCGTCGAATAGAGCATCCCGAGTGGCCCGATAAGGAATGGGAGCGGGACAGCGACACCCGAGGTCTTCCGCGCGATCCCTGGGCCATACATCAGCCCCTGATAGGGCGAATAGCCCTGAGGTCAGATCTCTGCCTTCTGCAGGATCTGCCACCAGGCCCCTCGGCTCAAAGTCGCGGTCTACGCCCCTCCATCATCGCTCGTGACACAAATCTCGCCACCGCGCCGGCGTTCGCCGCTGGATGCGTGTGTAGATACGAGGCGTGAATGCGCCCTGCTCCCGCCACCACCCCTTCGCGGCGGATGCCGCCGGCAGCACTCCAGGCCCAGGCGGGCTGCCGGGTGTCGTCGCGGTAGTCGACCGTGGTGCGATGAAACTCGTGCCCGCTCAACCGTTCTCCCTCATCAAAGAGGGTGGAGCCGGTGATCGACACCGCCTCGCGGTATCCGAGGGTAAGCGAGTCGGTGAAGCGGGCATGCGCGTCGATCACGCCACACATCGGAGCCCCGTCAAGGTCGTTGCACAGGTAGGTGAGGCCGGCGCATTCGGCGTGTATCGGTCCGGACATCTCACGGACCTGTTGACGCAGTGGCTCATTGGACGACAGATCGGTGGCGAACTGTTCCGGGAATCCACCCGGGAGCACCAGGGCGGAGGTCTCGTCGGGCAGGGCGTCACGGCGCGGGTCGAACTCGGCTACCACCGCACCCGCCGCGGCCAACAGCTCACGATGCTCGGCATATCCGAACGTGAACGCATGACCGGCCGCCAACGCGACCACCGGCCCGCCGACCACCGGGGCACCGACAACGTCCACCGGATCCCACGCACCCGTCGCCACGTCGCTACGCGCGGCAGCGACGATCGCGGGCAGGTCCACATGTTCGGCGACCAAGTGGGTCATCGCGTCCACCGCATCGAGGGCCGCCTGGCCGTGTTCGACAGCCGTCACCAGTCCCAGGTGGCGCGAAGGAACCGACAACTTCTCGGTACGCGGCAACGCACCCAGTACTGATAGTCCGGCACGCTCGACTGCCGCCGTGAGGATCGCCCGATGCCGTGCCGACCCCACCCGATTGAGAATCACGCCAGCGATCCTGACTCCCGCCTCCGCGGCGTACACCACGAATCCGTGCAACAGCGCCGCCAGACTCTGGCTGTGTCCCTTGACATCCACTACCAAGACCACCGGCGCGTTAAGCAGGCCGGCAATCTCGGCCGTTGAGCCCTTCTCGTCGGCGATCCGCCCATCGAAGAGGCCCATGACGCCTTCCACCACGGCGATATCCGCACCGAGCGCGCCGTGGCGGAACAACGGGCCGATCAACTCCGAACCCACCAGCACGCTGTCGAGGTTGCGGCCCGGCTTACCGGTCGCCAGGCTGTGATATCCGGGATCGATGTAGTCCGGCCCCACCTTGAACGGCGCCACCACGTGCCCGGCCCGCCGCAACGCGCCCATCAAACCCGTGGCCACCGTGGTCTTCCCGCTTCCCGAGGAGGGAGCGGCAATCACGACCGCGGGAACGCTAGCGGACCCCACGCTCTACCATTCGATACCGCGTTGGCCCTTGCGGCCCTGGTCCATCGGATGCTTGATCTTCGTCATCTCGGTCACCAGATCGGCGGCATCCAGAAGTTGTTGTGGCGCGTCGCGTCCGGTGATGACCACATGCTGCGTGCCAGGCCGGGAACGAAGCACTTCGACAACTTCGTCCAGATCCACCCACCCCCACTTGAGCGGGTAGGTGAACTCGTCGAGCACGTAAAAGCCGTGTTCCTCCGCGGCCAGCCGCCGCGCGATCTCGGCCCATCCGGCGGCCGCATCGGCGGCGTGGTCGGTCTCAGTACCCGACTTACGCGACCAGGACCACCCCGAACCCATCTTGTGCCATTGCACCGAGCCGCCGATCCCGTGCTCGTCGTGCAGCTTACCGAGCTCACCGAAGACCGACTCCTCGCCGACCCGCCACTTCGCACTCTTGACGAACTGGAACACAGCGACGTCTGCACCGTGATGCCAGGCCCGCAACGCCATACCAAAAGCGGCGGTGGACTTACCTTTTCCGGCACCCGTGTGCACAGCCAGTATCGGTGCGTTCCGTCGCGCCTTGGTGGTGAGCCCGTCCTCGGGCACCACCAGCGGTTGTCCCTGTGGCATTAGACCCCTCCGCTATCTCACGCGGCGGCGGTGGCGCCGCGCACCACGCCGGCAAGCCGGTCAGCGTTCAGATGATCCAACTGGATCACCGGCGCATCAAGCTGCTGGGCCAGCGTGACTGCCAGATCCATTCTTACGAAAGATGTCTCGCAATCGATCACCACACACGCAACCTGTTCGGCGCGCAACATCCCCGCGGCTCGACGCGTCCGGCCCAACGGATCAGGCCCGCCGGTAGCGCGGCCGTCGGTGAGCACCACCACCAGCGCACGGCGGTGCGGATCGCGGCCACGCTCGCGGGCCACCAGATCGCGAGCCGCTAAAAGTCCTTGTGCCAGCGGTGTTTTACCGCCGGTATCGAACTGCTGCAGCTTGCGCCCCGCGATATGCGTCGAGCTCGTCGGCGCCAGCAGCATGGCCGCTTGCTGACCGCGGAAAGTGATGACCGCAACCTTGTCGCGTCGCTGATACGCATCGCGCAGCAGCGACAAGGTGGCACCACTGACCGCCGACATCTTCTGACGTGCCGCCATCGACCCGGAAGCATCGACTACGAAAATCACCAGATTGCCTTCGCGGCCTTCCCTGATGGCCCACTGCAGATCGGACAGCACCGGCTTGGGCAGTCTGCCGGGTTCGGTCACCCGGCCTGCCGCGGACATCAGCGTGCCGATTACGTGTACCCCGAATCCCTCATCGGAGCTCGGGGCGATGACCTTGCCGGTGCGGTTGCGTGCGGCCGAGCGTCGTCCCGGGGCTCCCATACCGACGCCGGGCACTCGAAACGTCTTGGCGCGAAAGGTCGCAGAAGGTGCCGGGCTCTGCCGTGGGGGAGCCGGTGCCGACGACGAACCCTGCTGTGAATCATCGGTTTTGGGCGGGTTTGCGGAAGGTTCCGGCGTGCCGCCACCGGGGCCGTCTGGATCGGGATCCGGATCGTCGTTGCCTGCACCGTGATCCTGCGGCGGCGCGCTATCGCGCATCGCCTGGTCAAGCTGTTCGGGATCCAGGCCGGGTTCGTCGAACGGGTCCCGGCGCCGCCTGTGCGGCAGCGCCAACTCGGCGGCCACCCTGATATCGGGCTCACCGACCACCTCGGCACCACGCCATGCGGCATGAGCAACGGCGGCGCGCGCCACCACCAGATCGGCACGCATCCCGTCCACATCGAAGGCCGCGCACAATGCCGCGACACGCTGTAGTTCGGCGTCGGGCAGGACGACTCGCGGCAGCAGGCGCCGGGCATCGGCAATCCGCGCCGCCAGCTCGGCTTCCTCGGATGCGTACCGCGTCACGAACCCGGCCGGGTCAGCCTCGTACGCAAGGCGCCTACGGATGACCTCGGCGCGCACCGCCACATCGCGAGAGGCATGTACATCGACCGCGAATCCGAAACGGTCGAGCAGCTGTGGACGCAGCTCTCCTTCTTCGGGATTCATGGTGCCGATCAATACGAATCGCGCATCGTAAGAATGGGATACGCCGTCACGCTCGACATGCACCCGGCCCATCGCCGCCGCATCGAGGATCACGTCAACTAGATGGTCGTGCAGCAGGTTGACCTCGTCCACGTACAGCACGCCGCCGTCGGCACGCGCCAGAAGCCCTGGGGAGAAAGCGTGTTCGCCATCGCGCAAGACCTTTTGCAGGTCGAGGGATCCGACCACCCGATCCTCTGTCGCGCCGATCGGTAACTCGACCAGACGCGCACCATCGACTGTTCGCAGCACTGACGTCAACGCACGGACCGCCGTTGACTTGGCGGTGCCCTTCTCTCCACGAATGAGCACTCCACCGATATCGGGGCGTACCGCGGAGAGCACGAGTGCCAGCCGCAACTGGTCGTGCCCGACTATCGCACTGAGCGGATACCCCGGAACGTCTGTGGTGCTAGCCATTTCCGGCCATCCAGGTCATGGGCACATGCGGAATCTCGTCCTCGAGGAATTCATCACCGGAGACCACGAATCCCAGCTTGCCATACATGTCCTTCAGGTGTGCCTGCGCATTCAGACGACAGCGTGCGCCGTCGATCTCTGTCAGTACCGCACGGACCAGGCGCGCCGCGTGTCCGCGGCCACGCTCCTCGGCCGCCGTGCACACCCGTCCGATCCAGTAACCCGATCCGCCGGGATCCGCAAGCAGGCGCAGGCCGCTGACGACATCGCCGTGCTCGTTCTTGATCCAGAAATGCCGGGTCTCGGGTTCGAGATCGCGGCCGTCGAGATCCTGATAGGCGCAGTTCTGGCCGACGATGAATGCTTCGGCACGCAACCGCAGCAATCCATAGAGCGTCGCGGCGTCCAGGTCAGCCGACCAGGACCACCCCGTACTCACTGCTCCAGGCCGAGAACCTGTGTCCCCCAGTCCCATACCTCACCGAACAGTGACGGCTCGTCCGACAGGCTGATACCGAGCGACGGAATCATTTCCTTGAGTTTGGGCATCCAGTTCGCGAACCGGTCAGGGAAACAACGCTGCATGACGTCGAGCATGGCGGGTACCGCGGTGGATGCACCCGGCGACGCCCCGAGTAGGCCGGCGATGCTTCCGTCGGCCGAATTGAGCACCATAGTGCCGAATTCGAGCGCACCACCCTTGCCCTTGGCCGGCCGAATAACCTGTACGCGCTGCCCGGCGGTGATCAGCTCCCAGTCGGAACGCTGTGCCTTGGGCGCGAATTCGCGCAGCATGTCGATTCGATCGTCCGGTGTCAGACGCAGCTGGCTCAGCAGGAAGTTCACCAGACCGAACTCAGTCAGACCCACACCGATCATCGACGCCAGGTTGTTGGGCTTCACGGTCGAGGGCAAATCGGTGATCTTGCCCATCTTCAGGAACTTGGGCGACCACCCGGCGAACGGTCCGAAAAGCAGCCATTCCTTGCCGTTGATCACGCGGGTATCCAGGTGCGGCGCGGACATCGGCGGTGCACCGAGCGGCGGGAAGCCGTACACCTTGGCCTTGTGTCCCTCGGTGAGATCGGTGTTGTTGGTGCGCAAAAAGGCGCCACTCACCGGGAATCCGCCGAAGCCCTTAGCTTCCGGGATTCCGGCCTTCTGCAGCAGACCCAGAGCCCCACCACCGGCGCCGACGAACACGAACTTGGCCTTGAGCTTGCGCTTCTCGCCCGTACGGCCGTTGACCAGCTTGAGAAGCCATCCGCCGTCGCTCTCACGGCTGATGTTGCGGACCTCGACACCGAAAATCGCGTTGGTACCAGTACGAACTCCGAAGCCCACCAGCTGCTTTGACAGCTCACCGAAGTCGACATCGGTGCCGTCCTGGCTCCAGTTCAACCCCACCGGATCGGAGAAATCGCGTCCGGCGGCCATGAGCGGCAGACGGCGCGCGAACTCGTCGTCGTCGTTGATGAATTCCATCTTCGCGAACAACGGGTTGCCGACCAACGCCTCGTGGCGCTTACGGAGGAACTCGACCTTGTCGGCTCCGTGCACGTAGCTCACATGCGGGATGGGGTTGAGGAATCCGCGGACGTCAGGCAGCACGCCATTCTCGACGGCGTAGGCCCAGAACTGGCGCGACACCTGGAACTGCTCGTTGACGGTGATGGCCTTGGTGATGTCGATCGAGCCATCTGCCTTCTGCGGCGTGTAGTTGAGCTCGCAGAGCGCCGAGTGCCCGGTACCCGCGTTGTTCCACGGGTCGCTGCTTTCGCTGGCGGCCGCATCAAGGCGCTCGATCACGGTGATCGACAGGTCCGGTTCGACCAATCGCAGCAAGGCGCTGAGCGTCGCGCTCATGATCCCTGACCCAATCAGGGCAACGTCTGTCTGCTCCACCTGCGCTTTTGACACCGGTTCACTGTCCTTTTCGAATCTGATGGAGTGGCAACGCTTCGCCACTACCGGGGAGTACACACAGGTTATCGCGCGGGTAATTCAGTCATTCCTTCAACTAGGCTATGCCCGTGACATGGGAATCCGATGTCCTCGATGGCTACCTTCGAAAGACCATTGAACTGGGCATTGACCCTGACGGCGAAGGTGTAATTACCGCCACACTGGTGCGGCCGGAAATTCAGCCGGATAGCGGGCGCGCGGTGCTGATGGTGCACGGATATACCGACTACTTCTTCCACACCGAGCTTGCCGAACATTTCTCGGCCCGCGGCTATCGCTTCTTCGCACTCGACTTGCGTAAATGCGGGCGTTCCCGGCGCGCTCACCAAACCCCGCACTACATCAGCGATCTATCGCTCTACGACGTCGAGCTCAACGCCGCGGTGAACATCATCACCGGACACTGCGCGGGTGCACCGCTGCTCGTGTACGGGCACTCCGCCGGCGGGCTGATCGTCTCGCTGTGGCTCAACCGTCTACGGGTGGCCGCCGGCCTGGGCGATGTCTCGGGTCTCATCCTCAACAGCCCCTGGCTGGATCTTCAGGGTCGTCCCCTCCTCCGCAGCGGCGGCACCACCGCGGCCGTCAACGCGATTTCGAGGTTCCGCGCCAAACAGGCGATCCCGCTTCCGCACGAAGGCGCGTACGGAGCGAGCCTGCACAAGGATTTCCACGGTGAGTTCGACTACAACCTGGAATGGAAGCCGGTCGGCGGATTTCCGGTGCGGTTCGGGTGGATCAGTGCGATCCGGCGTGGGCACGCAGAACTACATCGCGGCCTGGACGTCGGGGTACCCAACGTGATCCTGCGCTCGGATCGCAGCCTCCCGGGCGACATCAGCCCGGCGGCGGCACTACACGGTGATGCGGTCCTGGATGTTCAGCAAATCGCGCGATGGGCGGGATGCATCGGTAACCATCAACGGGTCATCCCGATCCCCGATGCCAAACACGATGTGTTCTTGTCGGTCGCGGAACCACGCCTACGGGCCTACCGGGAGCTGAACTCCTGGCTGGACTGGTACGAGGCGGGCAGCTAGCTCACCAGGAGCTGCTGCGCAGGACCACCTCGGCCGCCAGTTCCGGAGTGAGGTCACGAGTCGCCGATCGGCGGCCCATCAGTTCGACAATCCGATAGTCGCCGTAGACGAAACGCTGGCTGGCGCGGGCGATGGCACGGGTCGCGTCCGAGGTGACCAACACGGTGGTGTTGATCTCCACCGGCGGGCAGTGCTTGTCCCGGATCAGCCCGGCACGGTCGGCCACCCGCGGGTGTCCGCGGTCGATCGCCACGAGACCAATAAACCTGTCGAGTTTGCTAGCAGCCAGATCCCAGGCCAGCTCGCCGCCGGCACGATCTCCTACCAGGAGCGCAACTTTGACGCCGATGTCGTCGAGCACTCCGGTGATGGCCTTGGCATGAAGATGTGGGTCGTGGCCGATCACCGCGGTGCGCAGCCCCGCGGTGTGCAGCCGCTCGCATACCGAGCGATAACTGAGCGCGAAATGCCCGGCCGCGGCCAGCATGACGACGGTGGTTCCCTTATCCGGCCCCGAAACGTTGACCTGCACCGTTCGGCCGTCAATCGTGACGACCTGGTGCAATTCACCGTCACGCGCAGGTGGAGGCCCTGGGCGCGGGGGGCGAAGCTCGGGCGGCGGACTCATAGATGAGCCGCTTGCGCGAAGACCTTGGGCATGGGCGCACGCTACCTGAGTACGACCGTTCCGGTTGGGCTTTTAACCAGCCCTTTCAGGAAACTTTCACCCAGAGCCGTCAGGTGCGTTCGATCTTGTCGACCTGTTTCGCCACGATGTCCAGGAAGGTATGGGGCATGGTCGCGACTGCCTTGACCGACGGATCGCGCAGGTCGAAGGATGTCGCCACCATCGCCACGCCCCGGACATTCGCGAAAGCCATGTACCGCGAAGTCGTGCCCTTGGGCATGATCATTGTTTGCTTGTAGACGAGGACACCGACAGGTCCGCCTGACACCGGATCGGTGATCATCGGTGTCCCGGGCGAGTTCTTGTCGAAGAACACCTCGTACTTGGCGCACCGGGTCGCCACCGCTTGCACGTTGGTCAGGTCGATGGTGTCGCGCAACAGGCTGACGATGATGTTCGCGCCGTTGAACCGCGCGATGTATCGCGCGGTGTTCTCGGGGCCTGCTCTACCCGCATTGGCCAAACGGGGCGACAAACCGTCCGCGCATCCTTGCGGATTCGAGGGCATCGCACCGATTACCTGCTGGTTGTTGACCGTCACGGGCCCCAGATCGGCGACAACCCTGTCGTACTTGGCGCCCTGCGGCAGCTCATCGGCCGTCAGGAGCGACTGCGCGATACGCGCCCCCGGCCATGTGGCGGTACCCGGCACCGTCTGGGTGCAGCCCACAAGCGCCAGTGTGAATGCTGCGATAGCTGTGATGTTCCTGAAGCCCCGGTGCACCCGCACAGGCTATTCGACTCGCGCCCCAATCACCGACTGTGCTCGATTACCGGATACGACCGGTCTGATCCCGGACGGCCGGCTTCTCGCCACACGGCTGCCAGCGCATCGACGTCGATGTGGGTGTCGATGAGATCGGCCAATCTGTCCAGTTGGGCCGCGCGGCGGTCCGCGACGTTGGTATCCGCCGCGACGGTGAATCCCGAGCGTCCGGCGGCGGACGCCGCCTCGGTGAGCCATGTGCGCCGGAAATCGTCGTTGTCCAGCAGTCCATGCCAATGGGTGCCCCGGACCGCACCATGGGCAGCGCCCTCGTGATGCTCAGTCAGCCACGGCGACACCGCCGAGCGGGTGACCGTTCCGTGGTGGATCTCATAGCCAGTCAACCCCGGAGACCGCCAGTGCCGCAGTGTCTTAACCGGTTGGAAGGCGATGTCGATATCGAGCAGACCCAAGCCGCTGACCGCACCGGCACCCGACTCGACGCGATCGTCGATCGTGGTGGCAAGCATCTGGAACCCACCACAAATGCCCAGCACCGGGCCGCCCGAACGGGCGTGTGCGACAACCGCATCGGCGATCCCATTGCCTCGCATCCAGGCAAGATCGGCAACGGTGGACTTGGTGCCGGGAAGGACCACTACATCGGCATCGGCGATGTCGGCGGGATGCGCCACCCACCGCACGATCACCCCGGGCTCGCAGGCGATGGCCTCGATATCGGTCGAGTTGGAGATTCGGGGCAGGCGCACCGCGGCCACCCGAAGCCACTCCCGCCCGATCGGTGTGGCGGGGCGGCCCACCTGAGCCGACGCCACCACAGAAACCGAATCCTCTGCATCAAGCCATAATTGGTCGTCGTAGGGCAGCACACCGTAGGTGGTTCGACCGGTCAGCGCGGCGAGCTGCTCCAGCCCCGGATCCAGCAGTGTGCGATCACCGCGGAACTTGTTGACGATGAATCCGGCGACGAGTCGTTGATCCGCGGGCTCGAGCACGCCCACCGATCCGAACAGGTGGGCCAGCACACCGCCCCGGTCGATATCACCGACCAGCACCACCGGCAGGCCCGCTGCCTGCGCCAGCCCCATGTTGGCGATATCGGTGGCTCGCAGGTTGATTTCGGCGACCGAGCCGGCACCCTCGCAGATAACCACATCGAATTCCGCACGCAGCGAACATAATTCCGCGGCAACGACCTGCCGCAGTTCCTCGCGATGCTCGATGTAGGAACGCGCGCTGACGTTCCCTGTCGCCTGCCCGCGTACCACCAGCTGCGAAGTCCGGTCGCTGCCGGGCTTGAGGAGTACCGGATTGAATCGGACGGAAGGTTCCAGCCCGCAGGCGCGTGCCTGCAATGCCTGCGCGCGTCCGATCTCTCCCCCGTCCATCGTCACCACGGAGTTGTTGGACATGTTTTGCGCCTTGAACGGCGCGACACGAATCCCCTTGCGGGCCAGTAGCCGACACAGGCCGGTGACCACCAGACTCTTACCGGCATCGGAGCTGACGCCCCCTACCAGCAGCGCGCCAGACACGGCGCCGGTCATGGCAGTGTCAGAATCTCTACTCCGTCGTCGGTGACCACCATGGTGTGCTCGAACTGCGCGGTCCATTGCTTATCAGTGGTCGCCACGGTCCAGGTGTCATCCCAGATCTCATAGTCCAGCGATCCGAGGTTGATCATCGGTTCGATGGTGAACGTCATGCCCGGCTCGATGACGATGTCCAGATCGGGGTCGTCGTAGTGCGGCACGATGAGTCCGTTGTGGAACGTGGGGCCCACACCGTGCCCGGTGAAGGAGCGAACCACGTTGTAACCGAAACGCTTTGCGTAGGCCTCGA
This window encodes:
- a CDS encoding DUF1490 family protein produces the protein MVWHVVLAKAASTVVTGAVGVAAYEVARKAAAKVPVRDASVTVASWGLRGVRKAEEGAERARLAIGDVVAEARERIGEEAPPPVVGESGHDHEH
- a CDS encoding MspA family porin, whose protein sequence is MIARLVSTGFFMAACALTDVAPAVAEPIDMASQQYSRTTRDGWHLEIRLENERVNSVPNLAAAANSREAFITLSGTATATGGSNPITDSLFLIGYQLGCQSDVSSGLQIGGSAGVAPSVNVGVLPLQTVGVGGSAGVSGFVQTVVQPGVIVNLPLGNMVLSRGNTGALDLDNVHVKADACGGDVTVRSFASLRVSTETGHTEFAIYGDPIKI
- a CDS encoding cobyrinate a,c-diamide synthase; translated protein: MGSASVPAVVIAAPSSGSGKTTVATGLMGALRRAGHVVAPFKVGPDYIDPGYHSLATGKPGRNLDSVLVGSELIGPLFRHGALGADIAVVEGVMGLFDGRIADEKGSTAEIAGLLNAPVVLVVDVKGHSQSLAALLHGFVVYAAEAGVRIAGVILNRVGSARHRAILTAAVERAGLSVLGALPRTEKLSVPSRHLGLVTAVEHGQAALDAVDAMTHLVAEHVDLPAIVAAARSDVATGAWDPVDVVGAPVVGGPVVALAAGHAFTFGYAEHRELLAAAGAVVAEFDPRRDALPDETSALVLPGGFPEQFATDLSSNEPLRQQVREMSGPIHAECAGLTYLCNDLDGAPMCGVIDAHARFTDSLTLGYREAVSITGSTLFDEGERLSGHEFHRTTVDYRDDTRQPAWAWSAAGGIRREGVVAGAGRIHASYLHTHPAANAGAVARFVSRAMMEGRRPRL
- the cobO gene encoding cob(I)yrinic acid a,c-diamide adenosyltransferase, with the protein product MPQGQPLVVPEDGLTTKARRNAPILAVHTGAGKGKSTAAFGMALRAWHHGADVAVFQFVKSAKWRVGEESVFGELGKLHDEHGIGGSVQWHKMGSGWSWSRKSGTETDHAADAAAGWAEIARRLAAEEHGFYVLDEFTYPLKWGWVDLDEVVEVLRSRPGTQHVVITGRDAPQQLLDAADLVTEMTKIKHPMDQGRKGQRGIEW
- a CDS encoding VWA domain-containing protein codes for the protein MASTTDVPGYPLSAIVGHDQLRLALVLSAVRPDIGGVLIRGEKGTAKSTAVRALTSVLRTVDGARLVELPIGATEDRVVGSLDLQKVLRDGEHAFSPGLLARADGGVLYVDEVNLLHDHLVDVILDAAAMGRVHVERDGVSHSYDARFVLIGTMNPEEGELRPQLLDRFGFAVDVHASRDVAVRAEVIRRRLAYEADPAGFVTRYASEEAELAARIADARRLLPRVVLPDAELQRVAALCAAFDVDGMRADLVVARAAVAHAAWRGAEVVGEPDIRVAAELALPHRRRRDPFDEPGLDPEQLDQAMRDSAPPQDHGAGNDDPDPDPDGPGGGTPEPSANPPKTDDSQQGSSSAPAPPRQSPAPSATFRAKTFRVPGVGMGAPGRRSAARNRTGKVIAPSSDEGFGVHVIGTLMSAAGRVTEPGRLPKPVLSDLQWAIREGREGNLVIFVVDASGSMAARQKMSAVSGATLSLLRDAYQRRDKVAVITFRGQQAAMLLAPTSSTHIAGRKLQQFDTGGKTPLAQGLLAARDLVARERGRDPHRRALVVVLTDGRATGGPDPLGRTRRAAGMLRAEQVACVVIDCETSFVRMDLAVTLAQQLDAPVIQLDHLNADRLAGVVRGATAAA
- a CDS encoding GNAT family N-acetyltransferase → MSTGWSWSADLDAATLYGLLRLRAEAFIVGQNCAYQDLDGRDLEPETRHFWIKNEHGDVVSGLRLLADPGGSGYWIGRVCTAAEERGRGHAARLVRAVLTEIDGARCRLNAQAHLKDMYGKLGFVVSGDEFLEDEIPHVPMTWMAGNG
- the mqo gene encoding malate dehydrogenase (quinone), with the protein product MSKAQVEQTDVALIGSGIMSATLSALLRLVEPDLSITVIERLDAAASESSDPWNNAGTGHSALCELNYTPQKADGSIDITKAITVNEQFQVSRQFWAYAVENGVLPDVRGFLNPIPHVSYVHGADKVEFLRKRHEALVGNPLFAKMEFINDDDEFARRLPLMAAGRDFSDPVGLNWSQDGTDVDFGELSKQLVGFGVRTGTNAIFGVEVRNISRESDGGWLLKLVNGRTGEKRKLKAKFVFVGAGGGALGLLQKAGIPEAKGFGGFPVSGAFLRTNNTDLTEGHKAKVYGFPPLGAPPMSAPHLDTRVINGKEWLLFGPFAGWSPKFLKMGKITDLPSTVKPNNLASMIGVGLTEFGLVNFLLSQLRLTPDDRIDMLREFAPKAQRSDWELITAGQRVQVIRPAKGKGGALEFGTMVLNSADGSIAGLLGASPGASTAVPAMLDVMQRCFPDRFANWMPKLKEMIPSLGISLSDEPSLFGEVWDWGTQVLGLEQ